aaaatatgacagtttttttctcaaaatttttATAATAGGTGTTTGCCAACATGTGTGTGCATTGACTAGATTGAATTGATATGATTGATCAAAAAGACGTTTTAAAATTCCTAGTGTGTGTATAAACAtttgcatataaatatatatatacatatttttataggATGCAAACccaataattaaatttttaatagctttattAGGCTTATTAGATAGTGGTGTTATTTGTCTATGACAATAGAAAGCACTCCAGATTCTCCAGATCatcttaaagtatttttaattcatgaaGGACCCATGTCTAAGCCATACATTACAGCTCTTCCAGAAGAGATCCTTTAATCTGGAAGCAAAGgtcttttcagtgctgcttaTCAACATGCCGGGTATCCTGCAGTATTATTGGAGGTTTAGTTTGGTCAGTGGTATCATTCAAAGTTCTGTGATAGAGCTaaactcttttttaatttgtttttccctgGATCATGTTGTATCTGTTTTGGAAGTATATCTGCTACTTAGGTATTAAAAAGCTTAGAATATCAGTCATATCATTGTTAAGCTATCTTCATATTACATCAGGTTTAATGAACCAAATGCTAGTCTAAACCTTTTATCAAAAGCTACTTCTGCATGCTCTGAAGCAGCAATTTCTAAATAATAATAGAATTCTCTATTTGTTCCAGGTTTTTAAGAAGATTCCCATTACCTTTGCCAAGAAAATTGGACTCCTACCTTagaatatgaaagaaaaagaagaatgtgtgtggatttaaaattactgtatttattaGATTGTGGAGTGAAAAGTACCGTGGAAGTAGCTTGCTCTGTTGCTCATTGTAGATTTACTGCAAATTGTTTCTGATGCAGCTGAGAAAAATGCAGACCCTTAAAAAGGAACACAGACCTGTTGACACAAGTAGCAATGGAGAAAAAATCATGGTACTTAAGTCTACTTTAGCAGAAGTGTCTGAAGAATTGCCTACTAGTGAAGATATACTACTTACTGAAGCAAGTAGTGGAAAAAGCAAATCTTCAGCTTGCCGGAGAAAGAGAGAATTTATTccagatgaaaagaaagatgcTATGTATTGGGAAAAAAGGCggaaaaataatgaagctgCCAAAAGATCTCGTGAAAAACGACGACTGAATGACCTTGTCTTAGAGAACAAACTAATTGCACTGGGAGAGGAGAATGCCACTTTGAAGGCGGAGCTGCTTTCTTTGAAGCTGAAGTTTGGTTTAATTAGTTCTGCAGCCTATGCCCAAGAGATACAGAAACTCAGTAGCTCAACAACTGTGTATTTCCAAGACTATCAGAATTCCAAATCAAGTATTAACTCATTTGTAGATGAACATGAACCATCTATAGTTGGTAGCAGTTGTATTTCTGTCATTAAACATTCTCCTCAAAGTTCAGTGTCCGATGCGTCTGAAATATCGTCTGTGGAGCATACTCAACCAAGCCACGCACAAAGCAACTGCAGAACTCCTGAAAATAAGTTCCAGATTATAAAGCAGGAACCCATGGAAATAGAGAGAGAGACAAGAGATGACAGAGGTTCATATAAAGCATCCATATATCCAAACTACATGGGAGCTACCTTTAATGTGTAttctcattctcctcctctgttgcAAGTGAATAGGTCCTCTAGTAATTCCCCTAGAACTTCGGAAGCTGATGATGGTGTGGTTGGAAAGTCATCTGATGGAGAAGATGAACAGCAGGTTCCTAAGGGTCCAATCCATTCCCCAGTTGAACATAAAAATGTTCATGCAACAGTGAAAGTTCCAGAAGTGAATTCTTCAGCTTTGCCTCACAAGCTTCGCATTAAAGCCAAAGCCATGCAAGTTAAAGTGGAAGCAATGGATGACTATGATGCAACACAGAAATTGTCATCACCCATTGATATGTCCtcaaaaagacattttgagCTTGAAAAACATGGTGCACAAAACTTGGTGCATTCTTCTCACACTCCTTTCTCGGTCCAAGTTACTAACATCCAAGACTGGTCACTTAAACCAGAACTCTGGCATCAGAAGGAACTCAACTTAAAAATTCAGAGTGGTTGCAAAACTGGAGTTGTTGAAATAAAAGACAACATGTACAATGTCTCTGAGTCAGAGAACCTCTATTTGAAGCAGGGCATAGCAAACTTGTCTGCAGAGGTTGCTTCACTTAAAAGACTTATAACTACGCAACAAATCTCTGCATCTAACTCTGGTTAAAGTTACTACTGAATTAAGGCTTATTGTTTTAAAGGATGTCATTTGCAGTAGGTCAATGTTTTGTATTATGCTGAATTTTCACTGGACTTGTGATGTCATTTCACTGTAATGTTCACATAATGTCTGATGGTGTATTTTTGTGCACAAATTATTATGAAGACTAGGTTGTGTTATGATCACCATGCCTTGTGTATAGTTAAGTAGCCAGTATAAAGGCTGTATATAgtgaacttttttcctttttgttctacTATAAAGTGTTCAAGTTACCAGTTACAATAAAATATTGGTGACAAACACAGAACATCTACTCTAGTTCAGTTGATTTTATGAACTTGTAAATAAGTTGTTAATTAAAAACTGGCTTGTTTCTTACACTGTGCTCAACTTCTCTTCCACATTTGGTTTTAAAGCCTAACAACCAAATTGCAGTTTACCATGTGTATAATCCTTCTGGCTACCTTTCTCCTTAACATATTTTTTAGAAGagagtagaaataaaattaatatttataaatgaaaCAGTACCAATTTATAGCCTTAGccttctttaatttatttattagtaGAAGCTAACCACAACCCAGTCAAATTTCAACCCAGTAACTGGTATcaataacctttttttcttcatttggtCTCAGACAAGACAGTAATGAGTTTCCTGAATGGTTTATTGTGATGAACAATTTTTTCAATATTACAGCTTGTTTTAGATGAAATTAGTTTAGCTGGAATTGTGCATCTGCAAAGTTTTCAGAGCCTTGCAGTGACAAAATTGGGCAACGCTATCTTTGTTGAGAGGTGGCTTGTGTGTGCAAGGGATGCAGATGCAGAAGAAGTATGCAAAAAGGCTGCATAAAAGTCTGTCCCTCGTGCATGCCATGGTTCATTCCATGGCAGACCATGATCCATCTTGTAAATGAAGGATAAGGCTACAGGATCCGTAAACTCGGAGCTCAGCTAGGCAAATATATACATAAGGGGCAAGCAACAGGAGTAGCAGAATTACAAGAGATCATCTGCTATTTTGGTTCTCTGTGTGGGATATAATGCAACTATAAATACGAACTAAGTCTTACCACCAATTTGGCCTTGGTTTTAGTGGCTTAGTTAACTGAACTGGAATACCCTGGCTCACTGCAGGGCATTTTGCAAGAATTTCTTAAATGTGAGAGGCAATGTGAAGAACTGCTCAGTCTGAACACTACTAGCCCCTTACAATTTATGCAGATTGTAAGTTCTTCACTTGGTGACCTGACAGGGCTGCAGGGTTGTCTTTGAGAAGAGCCATTGAACCATGGAGACAAGAATTGCATCACATATCCTTGGTTTGGCTCACCAAAGTCttacatattaaaatataaaataatttctaaatagAGCATAGACTTGGCAGAGGTTCTTTTCACAATACTTCCCCTTTCTTTTAATGTACTAACAGACTAACaagctttttctgaaaaggCTTTTTACTAATTGCCATACTGTGTAATGAATGGAACCTTTCCATAGACTTAAAATACTAATTAAGAAAACAATATGCAGATATTGTTTTCAAAGTTCATACTTGACTTGAGTGAGAGGAAAATTGTCAATTTTTTGGGGATACGAAGAGGAGTCTTGAGTCACTCCTGAAGCTCTGAAGCTTGGTCCAGCAGTCAAGGCGATGGCAAAACTCCTTGATGTCAGCAAGGCCAGGATTTAATTCTGTACCTTTTTGGGAGCTGATGATTCATATTCTGGGAGGACCTTGGCACAGAAATCACTGgtattttctgagtttttttgAGCCTACTAACTGCTGTGCTGTATTTGTGGTATTCAGAGTTAATAAACTGTTATTCTTTTTCATGCCTTAATAATACAATAGATCCCATAGCTGGGCTCTGTATGTATTGGGTAATTAATATGGATGACATTTCAATGTTACTGAAAATAAGCTCAGGATTACTGcatgaaatgtaaaaaattgcATTGAATGATGGGGATATAAGACATGAGACAGTGACTGCTACTGTCTCTTTGCTTGCTAAGTATCTTCTGTAAGCAAcaataaaattctttaaatattttgcatattaTTTATCACATGTAATGTGTTCAAGGAGAGGACTTAAAACTCTCAGTGTTGCCATCTGTGTAAGCCTAGATctattgaggttttttttccatttcttgttaCAGTTGTTTGTCATAATGGAAGAATGTTGTCCTCTTTCTAGCTCATTATATATTTTGTGTATCTGTTTTGTGCAATTAATACTTAAAAGTAATGATGTAGTTAATTTGTTAAAGGATGTCATTGCAAGAAAGTTACAGCATGGAGTTTAGGAGCACAATCAGATGTTATTTATACTCCCTTTATACCTTAGTGTTATGCTTcatttgaagaaagaaataaataatttgtcttttgtTCAAAACCAGATCTAGTTACAACATGCTTTTCTGTTACGCTTATCAGCCTAGTCCAACACAGAGGCACTATCTGTAGTTGGTGACAAACCCTGCTGAAATCGCTGTTTCTGCAGCAAATACTTGGAGTACCTTCCACAGATGTAAAATTACAAAATGCAGCAGTGTGGGTGGTACGTACAAAGCCCTATTCTTGGCTACAGTTGCAAACTGACCAGAGGAAactcagctgctcagctgcagtgtAGCTGACCTCCTCACCCATCTTCAGTCGGCATTCCCAGGACATGGTACTGGGAAAGATGGAGAATCACActgatggggagaggaggagaatgcAGTGGGgctctgcttcccctgctccaactTTCAGCGGGTACATAGTTACATATGTGTAtgactggaggagctggagaactAGCCATGTCCTTCCAGCCTGcctttcctgtgctgcagaaaatggAATCAGCCCCTGTGAAAAAGAGTATCCTTGGCTGATGCACTGGCCTCTACATTTAAGATCAGAAGTTTGGTTTGAGCGCAAAATGGGCTTCATAGCTAAGTGGATGTAAACTGGTATCACATCCTGTAGTTTATAAAAACTTGCAAACTCAGTGCTTAACtgacaaaacaacacaaaacgTGCTGAAAGTGGAACCTTTCTCATGTGAAGGAGCATGGATAActagaaaataactgaaaagcGTGCCTTCAAATGAGAATGTTAAGGAAGACCACATACAGAAATCCATCAATTTACCAACACAAATTGTCATTTTTTAAGAGAACATAGCAATTATCATGCTAGAGTAGTCTGGCTAGTCCTGAACCTTGCCCATGTTAATCATTGGGATGGAAAGCTTCATGGAAAGTTTTAAGAGAAATACAATGCAAATAACTGATGATTAGCAAAGTAGGATTTTCCCTAGTGACAACTGGTGGTTAATCAACACTGTGAAATGTGAATATCAGATTCTGAGTTCAATCTTCCTAAGAATTAACACAGTAATATATCCTCATGCTCTATCAAAACCTGTATTTTGGTAGGTAGAAAGACTAAAAGTGGATATACATACACCCATACATATATTCAGTTCCTGCACAATGATTTTCTGGAGCTCCTCAGCTTTCTGGCTTCTTTAGAACTTAGATATTTTGTGggatatatttaaattttatcgATATTATTATTAAGCACAGCTAAATATCCCCTTATTCATGAATAGGAGACAGGTAACTGGCTGTTCCTGATTAATAATCTAGTGTTTTGGATGTTTTCATTAAAGCCTTTATGTTCCGATGAGACATTTATGAAACTAAAAACATTATTTGTAGAActtaacaaaaatataaaattgcaCCATCAACACATTTCTGAATGTAGTAGAAATCCTTTCTACTTGCTAGTACATAAATACACTGATGAAAATAGGTAGTATACAATGAATGTAGCAGAGAACACAAAAAGAATCCTTAATATGGCCTTTATTAATCCcatattactttaaaaatagtctTACAGCTTATTGCACAACACAAGCTTCATAACTAAATTCAGCAAAACAATTTTTGGTGTTGCATAAGAATAAGTAGCACATACTGTTCCATTGCACTCCCAAATTAAAAGTTAAGAACGTTAAGCCAGATCCTAAGTCTTTTAACTTGGTGTTGTATTCTAATTTCCTTAATGAATCAGACTTCTTACGTGTACAAGAAGAGACTCACTCAAAATCAGAAACATTATCAAGCCATAATCTTTACAGTTTATTCATGGCACTGACTGAGGAGGTGAAACAGTGGCCTCATTGATCTCTACAGCTTCTTAAGAAAGTGAAGTGGTGAGGGAGGTGCTGGTCCCTTTTCCTGCCCACCCAGTGACAGGGCACATGGGGATGGTTCAAAGAAGTGTCAAGGGAAGTTCAGACTTGATGTTAGAtaaccttttttgttttatggagaggggtgatgagacactggaccAGACATCCTAGAGAGGTGGTTGATGTCCTATGTCTGTCACTACCCTAAAAAGAGATATTTAGACAGT
The DNA window shown above is from Calypte anna isolate BGI_N300 chromosome Z, bCalAnn1_v1.p, whole genome shotgun sequence and carries:
- the NFIL3 gene encoding nuclear factor interleukin-3-regulated protein encodes the protein MQLRKMQTLKKEHRPVDTSSNGEKIMVLKSTLAEVSEELPTSEDILLTEASSGKSKSSACRRKREFIPDEKKDAMYWEKRRKNNEAAKRSREKRRLNDLVLENKLIALGEENATLKAELLSLKLKFGLISSAAYAQEIQKLSSSTTVYFQDYQNSKSSINSFVDEHEPSIVGSSCISVIKHSPQSSVSDASEISSVEHTQPSHAQSNCRTPENKFQIIKQEPMEIERETRDDRGSYKASIYPNYMGATFNVYSHSPPLLQVNRSSSNSPRTSEADDGVVGKSSDGEDEQQVPKGPIHSPVEHKNVHATVKVPEVNSSALPHKLRIKAKAMQVKVEAMDDYDATQKLSSPIDMSSKRHFELEKHGAQNLVHSSHTPFSVQVTNIQDWSLKPELWHQKELNLKIQSGCKTGVVEIKDNMYNVSESENLYLKQGIANLSAEVASLKRLITTQQISASNSG